CGATCTGCGCTCTGCTGGCCGAGCTGCCCGGGCTCGTGGCGCGCGACGACCGCGAGCAGGCCGGCCGCATCAAGGCCCACGGCGGGCCCGAGGTGGCCGCCGCCGCCAACGCCGCCCTGATGTCGGACGACTCCGGCGCCGTGGTGAAGTTCCTCGACGGCGGCTGGGAGAGCGCCAGGGAGATCGACCTGCGCGCCAGCGTGAACGCGATGAAGGCGGCGGGCGGGCCGGAGGTCAGGGCCGCCGCGAACGCGGTGCTGCGCAACGGGTCGCGGGAGGCCCTGGGGCAGTTCGTCGAGTCGGGCTGGCGGCTGCCATTCCGGCTGGACCTGCGGGCGGTCGTCAACCGGGCGATGGCCGGAGGCGGCCCGCAGGTGCAGGCGGCGGCGAACCGGGCGCTCCAGGACGGCAGCCTGGAGATGCAGGAGCGGTTCGTCCAGATCGACTGGGGCGTGGCCCAGGCCAGGGACAACGAGAGCCAGACCCTGAACGATCTGCGGGCGAGCGCCACGGAGGCGACCCGCCGCGCGGCGTTCGAGACGGTCTCGGCGGTCGCGCAGGCCGAGCGGGCCAAGGCCGAGGCGGCGGCGGCCAAGAGCGACGCGCAGGAGGCGGAACGCCTCGCCTCGCTGGCCGGGCGCGAGTCGGCGGAGGCCAGACGCCAGGCCCAGCGCGCGGCCGAGGCCGCCGACCGCGCCGCGATCGCCTCCAGCGTCGCCGTACAGGCCGCGCGGGCAGCCGCGGAGGCCGCGCGCGCGGCAGCGGGCGCCGCCGGGCGCGCGGCGACCGCGGCGGCGCGGGCGCACACGAAGTCCGACGAGGCGTGGGCGGCAGCGGCGGCAGCGGAGCTGGACGCCGAGGCCGCCGCGGCGGCGGAGAACCACAACAAGGTCATGCGGCAGATCGGCCCGCAGATCTCCGCCTGGCTCTCGCCCATCGACCAGATCACCGCCGTGACCCAGCAGGCCTACGCCGCGGTCGCCGCCGCCGACTCGGCGCGGGCCAACACCGAGGCCGCCGGGCGCGCGGCCGAGGCCGCCGGCCGCTACGCGGGGGAGGCCAGCGCCGAGGCGAAGGCCGCGTTCGCGGCGGCGGCGCGGGCGGGGGCGAGCGCGGAACGGGCGAAGCGCGCCACCGCCGAGACGGTGCGCCAGGCCGACATCGCCAAGGACGCCGCCGGCAAGGCGCGGGACGCCGCGACACGCGCGGTGTCGTACGCGGAGCAGGCGGCGAGCGCCGCCGCGAGCGCGGCCCAGCACGCGGGCAACGCCGTCAACGCGGCCGAGCTGGCGACGCAGCACGCCGACAACGCCTACCGCGCGGCGGAGGACGCGTTGCGGGCCGCCGAGACGGCCCAGGTCGTGTACAAGGCGGCGCGGACGGCGGACGCCGAACGACTCCGGCACGAGCTGGAGCTGGAGCTGTCGTTCGCCCGGCACATCAGCCAGAAGGCCGCGCAGGCCCGGCTGGGGGACGCCCGCGGCTTCGGCGTGCCGATCCGCCGCTATCACACGCCGCAGATCGACGCGCTGATCGCCGAGGTCGCCGACCCGCGGACAGAGGCCGCCGTGGCGGCCCGCAAGGCGCGGGAGGTGGCCCGCTACTTCGCGACCGTGCCCGGCACCTGGACCAGCTCGGCGGCCATGAAGGCGCTCGGCGAGGACGACGACGTCCGCGCCGTCGAGTTCGTCAGGAGCGGGCTGGCAGCGGCGCAGGAGCAGGACGACCGCACGACCCTGACCGGTCTCATGGTCACCGGCACCCCCGCCATGAGAGCCGCCGCGCAGCGCGCCCTCGACGGCGCCTGGGCCGGCGTCGTCGCCTTCCTCGACGACCCCGACTACCCCGAGCGGGCCGCCGAACAGCGGGAGCGGGTCGGCCGGATCCTCGCCGAGGCCCGCGACGCCGGCCACGCGCAGACCGAGGAGGCGGCGAACCTCGCCCTGCGCTCCGGCGATCCGGCCGCGCTGGAGGAGTTCCTGGAGGTCAAGCACAACACCGCCTACACGATGGACGTCCGGGCCAAGGTCGGCGCGATCGCCGGTGACGGCTCCCACGGCACCGAGGTGCGCAACGGCGCCCAGGTCGCGCTCGCCGGCACGACGGCGATGCAGGCCGAGTTCCTGGAGGTGGGGCGGCATCGCGCGGCCGAGCGGGACTACGCGACAGCGACGCACAACTACATCGCCACGTCCCTGATGATCGAGACCTCGCAGATCGCGCAGCGCGCCGTCGACTTCGCGCGCACCGCGCAGGCCGCGGCGGCGCAGGCCCGCGGCTCCGCCGAGGAGGCCATCGGGTACGCCGGCGACGCCGGCAGAGCGGCCGACCAGGCGCGGACGTTCGCCACCGAGGCCGTCGCGCACGCCCGCGACGCCGCCGCGTCCGCCGAACGGGCCGCGCAGTCCGTCCGCACCGCCGCCGCGGCGGCCCAGCAGGCGGAGCAGTCGGCGGGCAGGGCGTCCCTGTCGGCGCGCTGGGCCCGGGCCTCGGCGGTCTCGGCGGCACAGGACGCGGCCGGCGCCTACGCCGCCTACGACACCGCCTACGCGGCGCAGATCCGGGCCGGCCAGAGCGCCTCGGAGGCGGCCAGGATCGCCGCCGAGGTGTTCGAGCACTATCGGGAGGAGGCCCAGCGCCGCCTCAACACGCTGAAGGGGGAGTGGCTGGGGCACTGCGAATGGGGGCCGGAGGACGGCCTGCCCGGCTACAACGACTGCAACGCCTACGTGGAGAAGATCCTCAACGACCCCAAGGGCCCGCTGCACGACCCGGAGGGCTATGCGAGCAGGAACGCCGACAAGTGCCGGCGCCAGTTCGTCGGCAAGGCCCTGGACGCCTGCCTGTCCGTGGTCATGAGCCCGCTGTTCTCCTTCGCCAAGACGGGCATCTCCGACCGGGAGACCGAGACGCACCGGCTCGCCGAGGAGTACATCGCCCTGACAGGGCTGGACCTGATCAACGCCGCCTCCCAGTACTCGCTGATCGGTGACTGCAAGTCCGCCGCCACGCGAAGCGTGCTCAGCGCGGGCAAGAGCTTCTCCGACTGCATCAGCGGGGCCCTCGACCTGTCCGAGGATCCCGACTGGGACAAGTACGCGAGCCAGTGGAAGGGCACCTTCGTGGAGTCGCTCATCCCGGAGGAGCTGCGCTTCGCCGAGTACAACTCGGTCTGGGGGCCGATGTACCTGCTCCACCACCTGTCCGACCGGACCGTCATCGTGGCGACGTACGAGTCCGCGCTGGCGACCTCGCTCGTGCGGATGCTGCCGATCGGCTGCGTCCAGGACGGCGGGCACTGCCCGTACGAGGACGCCGCGTCCCAGCTCAAGGACGTGAGCGAGTCGATCAAGCGGCTCAACAACCAGGGCTACCTCGTCGACGAGTCAGGCCGGGTGCTCGACGCGAGCGGGCTGCCGATCGCGAGTCTCCCCCCGGCCGACGACCTCGGGAAGTGGGCGGAATACACGGTCGAGAGCGGGCTGCACGACGACCTGGCCGCCCTCGGACACCGCCTCGACCTGCTGTACAGGCAGCAGTTCGGGCTGCCCGTCGCGCCTCCGGCCTGGCACCTGGAGACGCAGCTCGCCTATCGCGTCGCCACGCGCGAGGTGGCGCTGCGTGACTCCACGCTGCGGCTCGTCATGAACAACCCGGGCGGGGTCTGCGACGCGGTGCCGATCAGCGGCACCGGGCCCGACCGGCAGCGGCAGGCCGTGGCGGGGTGCGTCCAGGCCGTCAAGCTGCTGCTGCCGGCCGGCACCACGATGATCATTTACTATCCCGATCCGGACCATCCTGCGGAACTGCTGGAGGTGACCGTGCACGGGGCCGGGCGCTGGCTGGACTGAAGCCGCCGGTCGTCCGTGAGCGCGGGGAGGGCGCGGTCGTCGGGAGACGCCGCGCCCACACCCTGTGACCGGGTGCCGAGAGGCGGCGCACGAGGCCCCGGACGATCACGATGCGACATTTCGGCGCGGCGCCTGTCCGGAATCCCCTGGCTCGTTCGTCACCATGGTGAAGGCACACCGATCCAAGGAGCACCCGATGAAGTACATGATGTTCGTCTGCACCGACGCCCAGCCCGACACGGACCGGAGCGACCTGCCGGACATCGAGGCGTGGGTGGCGCAGAACGACGCTCAAGGGCGGCGCCTGCGAGGCGCGGAGCTGGCTCCGGAATCCGTGGCCACCACCGTCCGCGTGCGGGCAGGCGAGCTGATCCTCTCCGACGGCCCGTTCGCCGAGACCAAGGAGGTGATCGTAGGCTTCGACCTGCTCGAATGCGAGAACCTGGACGAGGCGATCGAGGTGGCCCGCGCTCACCCGATGGCCAGGGCGGGACGGCTGGAGTTGCGCCCGTTCGCCGATTCCGGGCAGTGACGGCGGATCTGGCCGCGGTCGCCGCCGACGCCTATCCGCGGGTGGTCGCGAGGCTGATCCGCATGACGGGCGACTGGACGCTGGCCGAGGACTGCGCTCAGGAGGCGTTGACCTCGGCCGTGCAGCGGTGGCCGCGGGAGGGCGTACCGGCCAACCCCGGCGGCTGGCTCATGACGGTGGCGCGCAACTGCGCCGTCGACGTGCTCAGGCGCGGCTCGGTGGAGCGCCGCAAGCTGGCGGAGCTGGGCGCACTGACGCCGACCGAGGAGGAGGGCCCGGAGACCCTCGATGATGAGGAGATCGTGGACGACCGGTTGCGGCTCATCTTCACCTGTTGTCATCCGGCGCTGGCCCTGGAGTCCCGGGTGGCCCTGACGCTGCGGACGATCTGCGCGGTGCCGACCGCGGAGGTCGCCCGCGCCTTCCTGGTCTCCGAGTCGACCATGACCCGCCGCCTGACCCGCGCCAAGAGGAAGATCGTCGAAGCGCGGATCCCGTACCGGGTGCCCACCGGTCCGGCCCTGGCCGAACGGCTGCCCGGGGTTCTGGCCGTGCTGTATCTGCTGTTCACGCAGGGCTACAACGCCGACGGCGAGCCGGCGTTCGCCGCGGAGGCGATCCGGCTGGCGCGGCTGCTGCGCCGGCTCATGCCCGGGCAGAGCGAGGTGTCGGCGCTGCTCGCCCTCTTCCTCCTGCAGCACTCCCGCCGCCACGCCCGCCAGGACGCCGAGGGCAACCTGCTCTCCCTGGAACGGCAGGACCGCTCCCTCTGGGACCGGGACGCGATCGCCGAGGGCCTGGACCTCGTCGCCGGTCTCGATCGGGACGGCCCGTACGGGCTGCAGGCCCGCATCGCCGCCTGTCACGCCACCGCTCCGTCGCCGCCCGAGACGGACTGGCCGGAGATAGCCGGGCACTACGACGAGCTGGCCCGGATCCACCCGACGCCCGTGGTCGAGCTGAATCGGGCCGTGGCGCACGGCTACGCCTACGGCCCGCGGGCCGGCCTGGCGATGCTGGCCAGGGCGCGGTCGGGCGGCGGCCTGCACGACCATCCGCTCGCCCTCGCCGCCGAAGCCGACCTCACCTCGAGAATCGGCGACCACACCCGGGCCGCGGCCCTGTTCCGGCAGGCGGCGGCCGTCGCCCACAGCGAGCCGGAGCGCCGTGCGCTGCTCGACCGCGCCGAGGAGAACGCCCGATAGGACCGGAGGCCGCGGGCATCGCGCAGAATTACTGTCCGTGACCATGGGAT
The nucleotide sequence above comes from Nonomuraea gerenzanensis. Encoded proteins:
- a CDS encoding DddA-like double-stranded DNA deaminase toxin; amino-acid sequence: MIRALCDRTPGRAAGVIGTVLALLVVGSPMTEAAAADPPAAPVCERQVVLEAWVTGGVNVRPAAEQALLGDRAAICALLAELPGLVARDDREQAGRIKAHGGPEVAAAANAALMSDDSGAVVKFLDGGWESAREIDLRASVNAMKAAGGPEVRAAANAVLRNGSREALGQFVESGWRLPFRLDLRAVVNRAMAGGGPQVQAAANRALQDGSLEMQERFVQIDWGVAQARDNESQTLNDLRASATEATRRAAFETVSAVAQAERAKAEAAAAKSDAQEAERLASLAGRESAEARRQAQRAAEAADRAAIASSVAVQAARAAAEAARAAAGAAGRAATAAARAHTKSDEAWAAAAAAELDAEAAAAAENHNKVMRQIGPQISAWLSPIDQITAVTQQAYAAVAAADSARANTEAAGRAAEAAGRYAGEASAEAKAAFAAAARAGASAERAKRATAETVRQADIAKDAAGKARDAATRAVSYAEQAASAAASAAQHAGNAVNAAELATQHADNAYRAAEDALRAAETAQVVYKAARTADAERLRHELELELSFARHISQKAAQARLGDARGFGVPIRRYHTPQIDALIAEVADPRTEAAVAARKAREVARYFATVPGTWTSSAAMKALGEDDDVRAVEFVRSGLAAAQEQDDRTTLTGLMVTGTPAMRAAAQRALDGAWAGVVAFLDDPDYPERAAEQRERVGRILAEARDAGHAQTEEAANLALRSGDPAALEEFLEVKHNTAYTMDVRAKVGAIAGDGSHGTEVRNGAQVALAGTTAMQAEFLEVGRHRAAERDYATATHNYIATSLMIETSQIAQRAVDFARTAQAAAAQARGSAEEAIGYAGDAGRAADQARTFATEAVAHARDAAASAERAAQSVRTAAAAAQQAEQSAGRASLSARWARASAVSAAQDAAGAYAAYDTAYAAQIRAGQSASEAARIAAEVFEHYREEAQRRLNTLKGEWLGHCEWGPEDGLPGYNDCNAYVEKILNDPKGPLHDPEGYASRNADKCRRQFVGKALDACLSVVMSPLFSFAKTGISDRETETHRLAEEYIALTGLDLINAASQYSLIGDCKSAATRSVLSAGKSFSDCISGALDLSEDPDWDKYASQWKGTFVESLIPEELRFAEYNSVWGPMYLLHHLSDRTVIVATYESALATSLVRMLPIGCVQDGGHCPYEDAASQLKDVSESIKRLNNQGYLVDESGRVLDASGLPIASLPPADDLGKWAEYTVESGLHDDLAALGHRLDLLYRQQFGLPVAPPAWHLETQLAYRVATREVALRDSTLRLVMNNPGGVCDAVPISGTGPDRQRQAVAGCVQAVKLLLPAGTTMIIYYPDPDHPAELLEVTVHGAGRWLD
- a CDS encoding YciI family protein — translated: MKYMMFVCTDAQPDTDRSDLPDIEAWVAQNDAQGRRLRGAELAPESVATTVRVRAGELILSDGPFAETKEVIVGFDLLECENLDEAIEVARAHPMARAGRLELRPFADSGQ
- a CDS encoding RNA polymerase sigma factor, producing the protein MTADLAAVAADAYPRVVARLIRMTGDWTLAEDCAQEALTSAVQRWPREGVPANPGGWLMTVARNCAVDVLRRGSVERRKLAELGALTPTEEEGPETLDDEEIVDDRLRLIFTCCHPALALESRVALTLRTICAVPTAEVARAFLVSESTMTRRLTRAKRKIVEARIPYRVPTGPALAERLPGVLAVLYLLFTQGYNADGEPAFAAEAIRLARLLRRLMPGQSEVSALLALFLLQHSRRHARQDAEGNLLSLERQDRSLWDRDAIAEGLDLVAGLDRDGPYGLQARIAACHATAPSPPETDWPEIAGHYDELARIHPTPVVELNRAVAHGYAYGPRAGLAMLARARSGGGLHDHPLALAAEADLTSRIGDHTRAAALFRQAAAVAHSEPERRALLDRAEENAR